In the Drosophila willistoni isolate 14030-0811.24 chromosome 3R, UCI_dwil_1.1, whole genome shotgun sequence genome, GATCACAACGCTTCCGCTTGTCATGCCATCGACTGTGTTACAGCGTAAGAGTAGCACCACATCTTTGGAATCCATAGCCAGCAATTCACAATCTTCGGGGAATTCGCAGTCTCAGCTGCCGTATATACCGCGTCATTCCACTACGCCTACATCTGTATCCGCATCCGCTATTATAAACACACCTGCAGCATCCTTGAGTAATCCAAATCTATCCATACCTCCGGCGTTGGCTCCACTCAGCAGTGATTAccatcaccagcagcagcagcagcaacaacaaccaatgCTGATGCCCAAGTTTGAACCGGAGGAGCAGCAACTACCTTTGATTAAATTCGAAGCGGAGCAGCAGCATTTGGATAATAGTTTCAATCTGTTAGCCAATGCAAATATCAAGGCCGAAGAGATTAGCCAAATTGTGGCCCAATTGGCGGCAGCCGATAGTGATCTTCATCATCACAATAACAACAGTTTGCACTTTAATCACAACACCAACAGTAGCAGCACCATtcacaatagcaacaacaacaacaacagcctaaactatagcaacaacaatagcattAGCTCCCAAGGCGGTGACAGCATCAGTTTCCCCTCATTTAATACAGCCTTTGGCAATGCCATGGGTGGCCAACATACAATCACGCACAACGGTATTAATCGGAACAACAATATTGAACAAATGGGCGATACGGCGAATCTATTGGGTCAGGATCTGTTTGGTGTCTGCGATAATAGTTCAGCCTATGCCAGTTCCGAAGACACGGGCCTGGGTGGCCTAAGTGAATCGGAGCTGATGGGCGCTAACGATGCTGGTAAGTTaatcacaaaaaaattcaTATAAGTCCTTTTCTCTAACCCATtcattctatctctctcttttataTTACAGATGACATAGCATTGAATGGTGCCCATTTGCTGGAGGAGCACGATCTGGTAAATGTGTTCGACACGCTGCCGGACGATGCCTTCAACGAATTGTTTCAATCCGGTGTGTATTTAACAACAATATATCTTCTTCTGCTTTTCATTGTACTAATTTATGTGTGCCTTCGCCATCCTCGATGTTGCCCTGGCCGTTGGCCGATGCAGTGCAACAAGCTGAGTGCGAGGCCATGGATCGGGCACTCGAAATTGCCGATAAGAACCTCAAGTGTCTGCAACAGACCATTGGCGGCTCGGGGGACAGCGCCTTCCTTAACGATTTTCTCGATGTCAGTGATGATCTGTTGTCCGTGATGAACTCACCGAATACATCCGGCATCGATGCCTCCACAATTGTCGACAACAGTAACAGCAGCAATGGCCCCAATAATTGTGCTCCCGCTGGCACAGTGTTGGACATACGCGGCCTGGTGCAGACCTGAATGGCGGCATCTTTACATCCACTTTCAAGAATTCGTTAATGGTAGAAAACTGttctttacttttttcctCTCTCGTTTCTCTGTCATTCTAATGAACTATATATGGGTTTTCGAGCCTTCTGAATTTCTGGCCAATTCTCAAATCTCgttttttgaaatcttttgttcttttttttcttcatctaAATATATTTCGGCCGTTCTTTGGATATTCtgttctgtttgttttttccaAACAATATTCTTTTATATGCTGCTTAAATGTATGTGTAAGTATATATACCAGCATATATATAGcgtatatatacaaataattaTCAAAATGCGTTCaatgtaaaaaaagaaaaaaaaaaacacataaataacgaaattattgcagaaaaaaactgaacaaaaaaatgttaaaggCCACTTGAATAAGATATACATAAATCGAAGATAAacgtgtatacatatatatcccATATATAAATACCAATTCAGATATATATTGTACACGACATTCGCGTGAAATTGAAGCATTACTCATAATAGTAATTAACATTCATTTTTTCTTAGTGATGAAACAAGAACGGATTATAGAGTGCAGCtttattatataaatacaatacaaaaaaaaaaaatacaaaacgaaaagaaaatattaaaaaaaatcaaaaacaaaaaagaagaaaaatgtggcaagcaaacaaaaaaaaaaattataaaaatacgaaacaaaaacaaaaaaaaactattaaaactaaagaaatcaagaaaacataaaaagcCGTTAGTAGAAAATCttagcaacaaattttgaattttaaatgaaatgcacTTAGGCATATATATTGAGTTTATTTTCTAAGTAAGCAGATAGAtgttgtttaaacaaaaagagagagagcatttacaacaacaacaacaacaagagcaataGCCAACATCAAGAAATAACCACAGCAAAAtgattttaagttttttttttatttgttcaCATACAACGTACAAGGGACTAGTTTGAAACCGCGAATCGTattactaaatatatatacatacatctataAATACTTacctatatataaaaatatatatgatatatatatatatatatattaaaatatatatacacatacgtATTAAGCTTTATTTTaaaccaacaaacaacattaaagattaaatttatatgtatacaaatatctacatacatacatatatgtaaaatgaaactatatatattcgcTTTTAAGTTCTTCGATTAGCTTTGAACGTTGTTCAAAATATGTTTGATTTAAgcctaaataaatattaatgaaaAAATTAGGCTTGCAATTAAATTTCAGTTCTTCACATTTTGCGTTCATCTTTCTAGATTAtgtaaattaacaaaaaagaaaacgaaaacaacaaaaaaaaaaaatgataacaGAATTATTAAAATAGAACATTAATGAATGTAATATTCTTTAGTCTAATGACCTACGAGTATATatacgaacacacacacacacacaaacaaaaacaacaacatgcaAGAAAACTGTTACGcttcaaaagaaaagaaaaaaaaatatataaaactcaCTTAACGCCCAAAATCACATTCATCCCAAATCAATGTAACCATTCAATTCCAATCCTTGCACAATCACAATCCCCCATTAAAAAAGGACGAAAACAAAACTCATTCATCATACATTGTAATTTTTCTCATTTATCATCTTTGCAAAGTATTAAACTAAATGGCAAACAGTTTAAGAAATTATGTGTTTTCGAAGAGGCATCTACTTGCTTTAAAAATCAACTCAAATCATCTCATTAATTTGGAcgtctaaaaaaaaaagaagaaaagaaaactacTTTAAAATTAATGGAAACTCTGtaatatattatacatatatgtatacctctTTTCCCCCCCTATACCTATCACTCTCCCTAACTCTCTCTCTAcctatctatatctatatctcTCTTTAAATCTTAACTATAGATATACAATTTCTCTATGTATTTGTTTCTGAATTATgtggttttaattttagtcTATCTCTtagaactcttttttttttttactttcgcTGTGAAAGTGACGCgaacaaaatttcaaaactatgtatttttatagctatatatatatatatacacacacatttgtaTTGAAACGAACTctgttctctttttttttgtattatgttttccctttattttatttatttcactaAGAGCTTTGGAGCTGAACATTCAACCCTCCACTTCAGTGATATCCTGACCTCCCTCAAGTTTCCATCAagtttgaaattcaatttaagttttttttttttgtttattatttctCGGTTTGAGGcacattcattcatttctttgtaATTTACGTGCATTTTTGTGATCTAATTTGTGTAACTATTGTaaacgaaaacaaacaaaaacaaaaaaaaaaaattattttaagaaattaaaaacgaaaaagaaaaaattcaacaaaaaaacaaaaacaaaaattaatattgatTGATTTTATGGCAACTGAATATTttacccaaaacaaaaacaaatatatatatatatagaatacaatatttttagtaagaaaaaaaaaagagaaaacgaaaacaaaaaatacacaaaaaaacgaaaaaccaaaattacctttgttgtttttgtttaattgagAAAAATGTCGTCTCACAGTCATAGTGAAATCTGTCTGTGATTATATAGCCAGGCAGGCCTCGATATTCACGTTGATCGAATCATCAAATTGAACACGacataaaaaaatacattatTATTCAATAACATCATATTCCaagcaaatacaaaaatacagTTCGTTTGCACAGACACAGATACTTGAAgtggttttcagtttttttttcgacgCCGCTTACAAAATACATCTTCCCCATACAAAAAAGACAATAAAACACCCACGGTCTGGCCATcaatatcatatatatatatatgagatatatataagtatatatatctagATATTGGATTCCGTTTGGTGTGTGCGTTACTTCTTGATATAATTTACGGACAAGATCTTTAAATTCTGCAGTTGTGTGTAGATATTACAAATTATTGTTATCAATTAATCTTTGTCTCTGTGTGCTGTGTGGCCTGCCGTGGATCCCAAGATTGATTCGGATTGATTTTGTTGCCCGTCTCTCGGTAAgtattaaatgcatttttccccaaaactttGCCTCCTATCGCTCAGGCCTCATGAAAATTGGTCACATTGCGATTCAGGCTGAGTAGGTAGTAGTAGGCTTTGTTCAGTTGACAGTTGACTTCAATAATATATTATCGATGCATACAAATGTCAATTATAGCAGCCGGTTCCGGGATACGTAAATTTCCTTTATTCCtattttgtacatttttaatCGGATGTCAATTTGAGCGgtgataataaataaaaaacggCTGCTGGTGAGtgttaaacacacacactcactccaTCTCAATCATCTGACATCTCATCTCTCTGGCAGTTTGTTGGGCCGTGTGTGGGTCATCaaacaagtatatatatatatttttctaaagGAAAGATTGCCAAAGGTCTAAACGTGGTAAGTCAAATACAGAAGGAGTTCccattataataataatatatatatatatttacatgaGTTCTACACGCTATTCTTAAGGGCTACACTTAAATAAGAACTTTATATAAATAGTAGTAACCGGGTCATAGTTCCGTGGTCTCCAGTTTACGTGCCAATATTTGGGCATTATTCGTTAGCTTATCTATTTGATTGTATAAATTAAAGTGCCGATTTAGATCGTTGGTGTTGTTAAAGAGCTTTGCGGTGCCCTTGAGGGTTTCGTGTATATCCTGAGTACCGCCCCCGCTGCCGCCGCCAGTTACTGCCAGAAAATTGTCGTCCAGGGAATCATGACCACTTACGCTGCAACGAGACAAAACGGAAATTATCCTTGGTTTTTGATTTCGAAATCCTGCTGTACTCACCTCACCGTCTCCTCGATAGTTTTAAACCATTCGTTCTCATAGCCCTTTAGCCAAATGGGATTAGAGCCCTGAACACTATGCTTATTAGTATTGGGAACTCTTGTGGCTGGTTCATGGCTCTGCTGCATGGACATTGAAGAGTGTCCACCTGAAAGGGAATAGCAGATAATTAGAGAATAATAAATCTTCAAAAGAAACTTTCAACTTACGCAGGATATTCACTTTGGCTGCCCGCAATTGTCTGCGATAGCCGTTTCGTTGTGAGGCACATAGCGCCAGAGTGACCACCAGAAGAGTGGCCATAAATAGATTCGTGAAAATTAGCCACACAAACACTGGACCCTTGGTTGGGCCCGCTGTCAGGAGTTGGGCCTCAGCCGCTGGCTGTGTGTCCAGTACATTTAAATCCTTGAACAATTCGTCCAGACTCTCGATATGGGTATCGATTAGTTTGAGCACATCTGTTACCTCGTAAATGGAGTTATCCTCGCGCTCGACTAGATGCATGTAGAGGTCGGTTTTCGTCTTGTCCACCGAACCATCTTTATTTTCATGCACTTTGATCTCATCAATGTTGACAATGGATTCGGTGATGTTGCCAAGGGTACTAAAAGTAAAAATGTGAATGATCAATGAAAGGAGATTCGAATTATCGCTTCACTTACTCTCTGAATGTGCCAACCCGTGAACGTAATTCATCTGGCTGCAGACGGAATACAAAGCGCACTTTCTGATCCTCTCGCAGTAAATAGATAAATACGTGAGCCACATCCCTCATTCCAAGCGTATCATTGGCCAGTACCATGAAATCAAAGTATCCTTTCATACCCTTTTGTGGATCGAAATTCAATTGGACATCTCCCGTCTCGGCGTCGACAAGAAATGGAGCCTTGCGTACATTTTCCAGACCCTCGGACAATGTTTGTCTAATATCGCCAACCTGATAGTAACCAATTTTGCCATTGAGCCCCTCATCTGCATCGAAGGCTTCGACCCGCATGAATTTTAGTCCGAAATCCGCATTAGTTGTAATGCCGCCAGTGAAGATTTTGGACCGAAAACGTGGCGGATTATCGTTAATGTCAAGGACACGTACATGAACTTTTATAATTGTGCTATCTCCATTCGCATTTGGCCTATCCACCAAGGCAGCTGTTGGTGGTTCTTCCTCCCTCTCTTCGCCGCTGTTCTCATAGTTCTCATAGGAGGAAAGCACTTCTGGCTCATAATCCTCATCGTTTGGCAGTTCACGCAACTGTCGTGAATGTTGATAACGATTGTAGCCTGTGGACTTTAGTGGATTATGCAAATAACCACTTAATCCATTACTAATCTCTATACCCATGCGACGACGTTGGCCACCGGGTGGAAGCGATGCATTGCCACAATTCTCAGTCGCCTTGACATGAAGCGTGTAATTGGCTAACAATTCTCTATCCAATTCCCGGTGCACAGTTAGTACATGTGTCTCTGGATCAAGATGAAAGTAGCCATCCTCGTTTCCCTGTACTATAAAATAGCAAACCTGACTGGGCGTTTCATCTGGATCATCGAGATCCAATTGATCCTTATCAATAGTATCGGGTAGCTTAATGCGCTCGGCACCAGGATCAGAGTGTTCGGTGAAGTTTACATGAATCTCATTGGTTATAAACTGTGGCTCATAGTCATTCACATTGCGAACATAAATGCTTAGATCCAGATCACTGCTTAATGATGTGGGTAATCCCTGATCATAGGCCTCTATGCGTATCTGCAATGCAAGACGAAAATACATTTCAAGGAATACCTTTCAAAAGAAATCATTTGTGATTGTATCTTACCTcatgaattttttgtttttcccgATTCAGAGGTTCCTTTAGCAATAGTTCTCCCGTGCTGCTATGCAAATCAAACATTTTATAACTACCCAAGGGATCGGGCTTTAGACGGTAACGAACTAGAGCATTTTGTCCCATATCCGCATCATTGGCATAGACTTGGAGTATCATTGTCCCGACTGTGGCATTCTCTGGAATTCTGACTGTCGTATTATGCAATGGACGTACAAATACAGGAGCATGATCATTATAGTCTGCCACACAAATGTCCAGAGTACTCTGCACTACATTGGATGGTACGCCAAGATCTCTAGTCGTTATGGTGAGACTATAGTTTCCATATCTATTGCGCAATGTTTTGCTGGCAAAAATGTGAGCATTCCAGTCATCCAATTGCCTCAGCTCAAAGAGTCCTGAAATTGAGGATTTCTTTAGAGTTTCTTCTTGATATCCAACTCTGACCCATTGAAGCTTACCATCTTTGTTGCCTTGTGTAATGGCAAAATCGAGACGTCCATTCGGTGTGGACGGATCGTCGGCATCTTTGGCCACAATGCTGGCTATGCGCTCGTGCAGCTCATGATATTCTGTGATCAGTACACAAGTTGTGGGCAAGCTAACTTCAGGTGCATTGTCATTCTCATCCAAAATACTTATACTATTTTAGAAAGGAGAACTTAAAGTTAATACTAAATCGTCGCTTGGGGTTGTTTCTGATTTACTTACAAGACTTGCTTGAAGGCATTACGACTCTCGCCGGCAAGGAAACCAAATTGATAATTATCCCACGCTTCGATGACCAGATTATAAGAGTTCTTTGTCTCACGATCGAGACGATCGGCCACCGTTAGCACACCTGTATCCGCATCTATGGTGAATTTGCCCTGAGAACTAAGGCGATCCATTAGGAAGGTGATTTTGCCAAAGTCCCCAGCATCTGCATCGGCTGCCTGAATGGTGGCCACTCTAGTGCCGAGTGGAGCATTCTCACTGATCGTATAGTTCTTGCTGCCGCCTATAAAGTAAGGATTATTGTCGTTTTCATCCAGTACCGTGACATAGACCTCCACCAATGAAGATCGTGGTGGTTGACCCGAATCCGTGGCTCGTACACTGAAATTCAGCCATTGATGCTGCTCATGATCGATTTTATTGGCCACGACAATTTCCCCTGTTTGGGCATCCAAATGAATGAGATTACGATATATCGGATTAACCTCTAGGGTATAGGTTATAGTGCGATTTTTATCCAAATCGTAGGCCAATACATTGGCTATCATTACACCGTTAATACTGTTCTCGGTAATCGATTGACGATAAAAGGGTTGCTTAAATTTCGGATTATTGTCGTTCTCATCAAGTACTTGTATACTGAGAAAGCCTTCGACCACTTGTTTGCCCTTGGCAGCAGCTAGATCCTCCACAGTGATGGCCAATTTGATGTGCTCCACCTTTTCGCGATCCAATAGTTTGACAACCTTGAGATTGCCTTCAATGGGATCCAACTCAAAGGCGCCCAAATAGTCGTATTCACTCAGCTTGATAAGACCACCCTCCTCATTCCGGGCCTCGCAGTGGTCTGTATTCAATTTATAGCGCAAGATGCAATTCTCATCCAGATCGGTGGCCTTCAATCGATATACTGAGACACCAACTGGAGTATTTTCCATAATTTTCACTTGGCTCATCTCACCAAGCACGGGAAGCTTATTATTCACATCCTGTATACTAATATTTACAGTTGCCGTATTCATTAGCTGTGAATTGCCCAGTCCACCATCAAGAGCAAGCTTAAAATGAAAGTTTTCACATTTGTATTTCTCTCTTTGTAAGATTTCTGTTACTTACCACAGTGAGTGTGTAGAGGGTTTGCTTATTATCCGTCAGATCTGGATCCAAATTTGCCCCCTGAGCCACAGATATAATTCCAGATTCAGAGTTGATAATAAACTTATCGCTGGCTCCCATTTGTATGCGATAGACCACAGCATTATTTGGCGATGAGCCATCACGATCAATCGCCAGAACCTGTAGAATTGAGCTACCGCCGGGTAAATCCTCAGGCACTGTCTTGGCGTAGAAACTTTTCTGAAAAATTGGGGGATTATCGTTGACATCTTGGACATAGATGAGAACTGGCACCACGGTGGACAGCATGGGTATGCCTGAATCTCGGGCACGTATAAGCAGATCAATCTCTCGCATGCCCACATTAGCCTCGCGCAGATGTCGACGATTACTACTCTCCACAAGATCCTCGTAGTCGAAGTGATGCAAAGGTTGCACTAAGCCACTCCTTGGATTAATTGTGAAATTCAACCTATACAATCCCTCAACAATTTCATAAGTTATTTGACTATTCTCGGTGCCATTTAGATCCAAATCTCGTGCCTCCACTTGCAATGGTGTCTCAAATTCGTTTTTATTCTCCAAAAGTTTCGTCTCATATTGCCGCTGAAGAAATGTTGGGGCATTATCATTGACATCTTGAACATCGACAATAATCTGGGCAGTATTACGATTACCCTGACCTATATTATCGATGGCCTCAACGGTCAGATAATGCCGTGAAATAATTTCACGATCAAAGGCCGTGCTTCCAGTCTGCTTGATAGTAATCACTCCAGTTATGGGATTTAAATGTAGTCTGCAAAGAAGGAAAAGTCAATAAAAAGGCGACGAAAGGGCGAAACTTAGTTTAACTTACAAATGAGCTATACCGCCTCTCAAGTTGGTATAACGTATACCCATGCTGCCGAAGTCACCGGAATCCACATCCGTTGCCTCCACTTTGGTTATAATGGTGCCCAGTTCGCTATTCTCCAGGACACTGGCATTATATATAGTCTGTGTGAATTCTGGATAGTTGTCGTTTTGATCACGTATAAAAATTTGCACATGAGCCGAGCTAAAATAATGAATTACTCCAATAAGCATTAGAATTAGATTATAAAAGAGCGACTAACTTACCTATAACGACTTGGCTCGTCGATTTCCCGTGCGAATATCGTAAAATTCACCTCGACAAATTGCTCAAAATCCAGAGATTTGGAATTCTTGACCCGTAACATGAAATTTGCCTCATTCACCGCCAATTCTGGTACTATTTCAAACAGATCATTGGGTGGATCGAGAAACAGACGAAATGTCCCATTATTGCCCTCATCATGATCGAATACAAAATTCTGGACATCCTCATCAATGAATCCCAATGGTGTGTTTGTTTGGGCATTCTCATTTATCTCACAACGATAGACAGTTTCACCAAAAGTTGGTATCTCATCGTTGACATCGCTCACAATGACCGTCACCTCAGTTCGAACTGTAGAAGGAGCAGATTGTCCTCCCGCTGACAGCTCTGAGGCTGTAATTCTCAAAATGTGGGCTCCATTCACTTGTTCTGCTTGTTCTTCGCGATCCAACTCGGTCAGCGTGTAGACTACACCTGTATGCCGATCGATATCGAAGAGATCATTGGCCTCAAGGCTATAAGCTATGGGATTATTAACGCCACGATCTCCATCAATAGCTCGAACTCGCAGGACTCTGGTGCCCACCGGTGCATCCTCGGCAATGCGTGCCACGGCCTGAACTTCAACAAATTCTGGTGGTTGATCTTCAATGTCCTTCACTTTGACCAATATGGCTGCAGTTCCTGTATTCACTGGTCCTTGATTGGCCCGATCCACGGCCAATACACGCAGTTGATACAAGCTCTTGGTCTCATAGTCCAGTTCCTTTTGGAGTCGTAGAACTCCCTTGCCCTGATGGGTGGATATGCTGAATACATCATTGTCACCATCCAGCTCCTGTAGATAATACACAACCTGACCGTAGGCTCCCTCATCGGCATCGGTGGCCTCCAGAGTACTAATCACTGTAGGTTCTGTGCCTTCGGGTATTTCAATGGCATTTTGATAGGGTAGAAAAATGGGCGAATTGTCATTAATGTCCTCCACCAGCAATAGAAAACTCTGCGTCACATAATTATGATCGGAATAATGACTATCCGTCAGGGTCAACACTATGGCATACTCGTCCTGGCTCTCGCGATCCAATTCTTTGGCCAAATACACTTTGGCCTCATTGCCGCCAGTGTTCTCTATGCGTATGATTTCGCTGTCATGCGAATTACGCTTTCCAAATGTCAGCGGATCATTATCCGGATCATAGCCTTTCAGCGTATATATTAAGCTACCTAAAGGATAATTAGATACGGATATAAAATCGTGGGATACTATGCAATGATATTCTTCATCAACTTACCCACTTTCGTTTCAGGACTCTCTTTCAGTCGCAAAACAATCTCAGACTGACCATCGATAGCAAAACGAGGCGGGCGATTAGAAGACACAGCGCAGATAAGAGTAGTGAGTATTACGAACTTTCCTATATTAACACTTAAAGCCTGGCTAAAATTCCACCTGCCTTTTAAACGCACCTTCCTGTAGTGGTGCTCTGTCTGTAGTTCGTTGTGCATGATGAGAGTGTGAAATgtatgtttttggttttgggaAGTCGTCGTCTACATGTCAGGCCGCGACACCTAGAAAATAGACAGAGTGTTACGACAACAACAGAAGTTAACCCATTTTTCCCCTTACTCTAGTCATTAAAATGTGTCCAAATATTTTGTGTCTCGTACATTTAATGtgttttctgtgtgtgtagTGTGTGCCTTATGACCTTAAAACAGTTTCGCTTGAGAAACTCTACACACACACCGCCAAACCACGTAGGTTGTGGTCTACTTCTGACTTTTCTCTGGTTCTTGTTCTCAGCCGTATGATTGCAACATCCTCTAACTAAGCCTGGAGGGGGGAAATGTTTCTCAATGCCACTGGACACACACTATagagtatatgtatatacatttactGCGTGGCCAAGAGACCTGATCTTTGCGAAAGTTTTATGCGCCAAATTAATTGAAGCATCTgctttggttgttgttgttgttgttgttttttattggcTTGTTGTTTCTTtagaaatttgattttgttatgCCAAGGTTTAATGGCCGTAACGTTTTCTTAAGTGCTCTGCAATTATTGTAAGAATTTGTTTATGATGATCTAGATTTGTTGCTagcaaattgaaatataacatTAAGATAAAATGTATGTagaatatgtaaatttttttgacCACATAAAGAAAGTGAAAAGGAAAGTTACTtttctaataattttctcaTCATTCTAATGATCAGCCTTAATATGTGGAATAATATGCCATTTTGATATGATTTGccttctatttatttttttattttttttgtaacttttaagTACAGACTATTATTTAAGTTAACCAAGATTTGACTCTGTTTAAAGGAACTTTCCAGTAATACATTTCTGTTATTAGTGAATAGGCTGACCAAAATCCGTGTGACATTTAATAACTGTCACAATATTTCAAGAAATGTATATTTATTCGACACAAGAATATTATTAACCaacatttttcattaaaattgagtTAAAAGTTGTCGAGATATGTATATCTATGTGCATTactatattattattataagtatataggatatagttataataCAAgaactggcaactaaggccttcggcttagacgaaaacatCATCCATatactagcctgggattcgaacccggatcctcgttgttcagttgcctAAATTGCAGGGTCACTTATGTACATTACAATAATTTTAAACGGTCCTAAGAGCCTTTACACGATTTTATTAAGGAAGATAGCTATAATTTAGGTTGAGCACAAGTACATATAAGCAAGGACGTAATGAAACTAGTGTCTACATTTAGTTGACCATCGCTTCTATTAATTATTTCATTCCCAACAACTTAGGTTATTTGAAACCCAAAGTATTAATCGTCGCTTAGATAAGTTATATAGGCATTAGAACTTTCCTATAACTTTTTTGAAGTTTCTCCAGGGGATAGATCCTCTAGGGCGCCAACAATAACATTTAACATGCcacaatttatcaatttaatCGACACATTGGCATTTGCTCATAAACTTCATAGAAATCAGATCTAATATTGTAGAGAAATATCATTGAAATGTTGAATAAGAAAGCCTTGCTCTAGCCTAAGAACCTAGCCTAGAACCTCTCTTACGTTGAGAACATGTATGTACTTACATTTAAGTAGAAAAAACTGAAACATTAgtgtttatttgaaattctTGATCCAGTTGACCATCTATCCTATTCTACACCTTACGCAGGGTCCAAAATCCATCTTATTTACTATTATTTCTTAGAAATCATTTCATTCATTGAACCTTTCTTACTAAAACAAACCATAGCCATAAATATGAGAGGATATTTCTCCAAGTGTAAACTACAAAATCACAAAATAACGATATTTCTTCATGTTCATCAAATgcaacatatatgtatatgcattttTCGCCCAATGAAGTTGAAATCTTATCTTTGTTGAGTTTTCACAGCCCGCGAGGCACCATCAAATCTATGAGTATTAGTGATGCGTGTGAACTCTCTTGTGAGTGTTGTGGATCTATCagataaatatgtatatatatgtaactatatcatatgcAGACAGCCGGCAGTTTCAATGGTGGCTTATTAACCAGGCAAAGGCAATATGCCATTGTTTCGAGTGTTTGAACTCGACAAAGACAACGAGACAAGTTGTAGACGTTGTAGCTGCTGGGCCTTTTACTCTTTGGTTCATTGAATTTCATCACAATTGTGGTGGATG is a window encoding:
- the LOC6650208 gene encoding cadherin-23; its protein translation is MHNELQTEHHYRKVRLKGRWNFSQALSVNIGKFVILTTLICAVSSNRPPRFAIDGQSEIVLRLKESPETKVGSLIYTLKGYDPDNDPLTFGKRNSHDSEIIRIENTGGNEAKVYLAKELDRESQDEYAIVLTLTDSHYSDHNYVTQSFLLLVEDINDNSPIFLPYQNAIEIPEGTEPTVISTLEATDADEGAYGQVVYYLQELDGDNDVFSISTHQGKGVLRLQKELDYETKSLYQLRVLAVDRANQGPVNTGTAAILVKVKDIEDQPPEFVEVQAVARIAEDAPVGTRVLRVRAIDGDRGVNNPIAYSLEANDLFDIDRHTGVVYTLTELDREEQAEQVNGAHILRITASELSAGGQSAPSTVRTEVTVIVSDVNDEIPTFGETVYRCEINENAQTNTPLGFIDEDVQNFVFDHDEGNNGTFRLFLDPPNDLFEIVPELAVNEANFMLRVKNSKSLDFEQFVEVNFTIFAREIDEPSRYSSAHVQIFIRDQNDNYPEFTQTIYNASVLENSELGTIITKVEATDVDSGDFGSMGIRYTNLRGGIAHLLHLNPITGVITIKQTGSTAFDREIISRHYLTVEAIDNIGQGNRNTAQIIVDVQDVNDNAPTFLQRQYETKLLENKNEFETPLQVEARDLDLNGTENSQITYEIVEGLYRLNFTINPRSGLVQPLHHFDYEDLVESSNRRHLREANVGMREIDLLIRARDSGIPMLSTVVPVLIYVQDVNDNPPIFQKSFYAKTVPEDLPGGSSILQVLAIDRDGSSPNNAVVYRIQMGASDKFIINSESGIISVAQGANLDPDLTDNKQTLYTLTVLALDGGLGNSQLMNTATVNISIQDVNNKLPVLGEMSQVKIMENTPVGVSVYRLKATDLDENCILRYKLNTDHCEARNEEGGLIKLSEYDYLGAFELDPIEGNLKVVKLLDREKVEHIKLAITVEDLAAAKGKQVVEGFLSIQVLDENDNNPKFKQPFYRQSITENSINGVMIANVLAYDLDKNRTITYTLEVNPIYRNLIHLDAQTGEIVVANKIDHEQHQWLNFSVRATDSGQPPRSSLVEVYVTVLDENDNNPYFIGGSKNYTISENAPLGTRVATIQAADADAGDFGKITFLMDRLSSQGKFTIDADTGVLTVADRLDRETKNSYNLVIEAWDNYQFGFLAGESRNAFKQVFISILDENDNAPEVSLPTTCVLITEYHELHERIASIVAKDADDPSTPNGRLDFAITQGNKDGLFELRQLDDWNAHIFASKTLRNRYGNYSLTITTRDLGVPSNVVQSTLDICVADYNDHAPVFVRPLHNTTVRIPENATVGTMILQVYANDADMGQNALVRYRLKPDPLGSYKMFDLHSSTGELLLKEPLNREKQKIHEIRIEAYDQGLPTSLSSDLDLSIYVRNVNDYEPQFITNEIHVNFTEHSDPGAERIKLPDTIDKDQLDLDDPDETPSQVCYFIVQGNEDGYFHLDPETHVLTVHRELDRELLANYTLHVKATENCGNASLPPGGQRRRMGIEISNGLSGYLHNPLKSTGYNRYQHSRQLRELPNDEDYEPEVLSSYENYENSGEEREEEPPTAALVDRPNANGDSTIIKVHVRVLDINDNPPRFRSKIFTGGITTNADFGLKFMRVEAFDADEGLNGKIGYYQVGDIRQTLSEGLENVRKAPFLVDAETGDVQLNFDPQKGMKGYFDFMVLANDTLGMRDVAHVFIYLLREDQKVRFVFRLQPDELRSRVGTFRDTLGNITESIVNIDEIKVHENKDGSVDKTKTDLYMHLVEREDNSIYEVTDVLKLIDTHIESLDELFKDLNVLDTQPAAEAQLLTAGPTKGPVFVWLIFTNLFMATLLVVTLALCASQRNGYRRQLRAAKVNILRGHSSMSMQQSHEPATRVPNTNKHSVQGSNPIWLKGYENEWFKTIEETVSVSGHDSLDDNFLAVTGGGSGGGTQDIHETLKGTAKLFNNTNDLNRHFNLYNQIDKLTNNAQILARKLETTEL